A single window of Lutzomyia longipalpis isolate SR_M1_2022 chromosome 1, ASM2433408v1 DNA harbors:
- the LOC129797425 gene encoding proteasome activator complex subunit 4B-like isoform X1 translates to MDDSSDESMESVESKQTDRQEKLGFKPQSEIWCNKHLPYAEKLDDESQKMLREIKICLGKAVALREMNPAIGIYTSKLMAYIKMYGLKFSKEDHIKFIKLFLELICIPYLETTKLAKFCVLLTQLFAKPHLISPDDLQVDWRPLYNLSKIILNKNCNKGVMYRIFSKKDRKSGESTEMSLMARLAQQYGFDPTPLLDDRDTSLEANLQYVIQCCAYYFPKSSTQEILDELYPQLEPLDTGKDCAVFDLLGIFLNPYEGHELWLEDFMKLWNMYHNPSWNVDIMNLMASTASHNIGRIDWEPHLPVMFTRILRSVDLPVVYKNIGSSRSQSLWASSVSMWIVSILGPKSSGQKYLDNFMGTIESYLHPANSGKWVHFLSDILVQLVKYFEGRLIAEKYRKPSWMRRVADEHKLTEECITKFVVSMKPVAFQVMYSRVGSNDVGKVFKLLADLRPEMIIPGVIERVYATLDSLTEPHKLTAALQCFVSVARPLVSGHNGYTEGRTHVIPILMATLPGIDPNDFKKTSVVLQFLTSFALMVPIVDCSKASLYYSDLTEEETLICEQSADLGDFVLQFLDKIFVLIDSSSVESIRMEQSDSDNIRSKLEAVAEALIQSSAHGILAQCSDDIKKSAARKVELFIKSHLFEPKVAGLLAGCLVRVMSRVSGDYFLRSIVPYLIDTLEKYFSDHDDIASVEKQSDEVQYYLILLMNTMRGDPRYFVHYIDSIIPIIDQVSRFKCKLANKKAGSMILNIMSNVATLQTLDILSSPEIVTKPLAEFLPIRHWGEKMKPQDRIAWYMPDESCRKVCEKLIHRYLPPILDAFEKHISGEVTIDRDDILRDVTMITSLIRCNNFLPVWNEEPLKLVESAIDGYSADVSLGFDNLEITMPDGRNVRLAIIETLSKLQKKIMECSEDDIKSLRAIVGLWDKVHISRHYNTAFDTQMKNYMATKHFQNYKLTMHRRNLRAVAAMRVLMQQDCRDELRRAKFTATHREIMRNLLTLSTSKYSTIRSMAQGRLYNLFSIYAFSYRCILDELVSYLRLDSNEHHDSFKGALYILNGQRRMRLIVKHDWECVEKLWITLLQSTLSEKPSVVKLLDIVIDAINNEFPTLTIELSIPEKCIEQALDILPSDVSLSAEDIQVGYTKLMSRNSENRKRYEDILNKIVQTVKDNSLHWRYNLMASLMIFNLVHPETKYPEIVARYVVQNLINDSLEERKLAVRTMTYIMTQQKREHKKIPFSPFEIAGVEAPDTKLLPGFRKDNAWLQYDVERAPKCQSDWDKPHFIHRGQGYFGWKPQFQLYAPSAEQPILDRTDSDMNAIEKVIYEFFIDPKNVEKLVTFWSLEEKKGRDKFNRSRFFLIKSLCSSFGDAFHDSFLSHLPKLIAGKECESNHRCAAEIMAGFMKGTKHWPYDKTQKLFDTLQPLIRDALNHVTNETDAYWGTCFATAAEMIDPMRQYWLYEVLLENPLRETTSFIDCSRIYCLQGPFNQHVWRMNTIAKRLLDYLRPYFVHPFQNVRERLGSILINIFEADLTFPGGNEPLCPRMKDFINEIVPQLQILYNEYPKIAITSQAETTNETAGSESGDGSSGSNGATKQADTEFEVAVRLFKTISHWVIGVLNRTTNGNQPEYFELLPFACRLEKCEQDTELQVICTSLLAMLSQALTLPDCMGACLAKIYEVSRMSSWSARLAVVDVLQVLVFNNMSIVLSRLEWVDAVQEIVLRLLEDTVLEVREKAAQVLGGLLHCSFLPATDKLLELFKKKCRTKVVKSSRRVVAATCAVEATMAEASIAESREANAVRVRHTGVLGLCAFISAYPYDIPDFVPDVFEHLGAHLNDPQPIPSTIRKTVGDFKRTHHDNWATHQLKFTEDQLAVLSDLTVPPSYYA, encoded by the exons ATGGATGACTCCAGCGATGAGAGTATGGAATCTGTGGAGTCCAAGCAGACGGATCGCCAGGAAAAGCTGGGCTTTAAGCCTCAGAGTGAAATATGGTGCAATAAGCATCTGCCCTATGCTGAAAAACTCGATGATGAATCACAGAAAATGCTtcgtgaaattaaaatatgtctGGGAAAGGCTGTGGCGCTCAGGGAGATGAATCCCGCAATTGGGATCTACACATCCAAGTTGATGGC ATATATAAAGATGTATGGACTGAAATTCTCCAAGGAAgatcatataaaattcatcaagCTCTTCCTCGAATTGATTTGCATTCCTTACCTCGAGACGACAAAACTGGCAAAGTTTTGTGTTTTGTTGACTCAGCTATTTGC GAAGCCTCACCTGATATCCCCGGATGATTTGCAAGTAGATTGGCGACCCCTATATAACCTaagcaaaataatattaaataagaaTTGCAACAAGGGCGTAATGTATCGCATCTTCTC GAAGAAAGATAGAAAGTCTGGAGAAAGTACAGAAATGTCTCTTATGGCCAGATTGGCACAGCAATATGGTTTTGATCCGACACCTCTTTTGGATGATAGAGACac ATCCTTGGAAGCAAATTTGCAGTATGTGATCCAGTGCTGTGCCTATTATTTCCCCAAGTCCTCCACACAGGAGATTCTTGATGAACTTTACCCACAGCTTGAACCCCTTGACACTGGGAAAGATTGTGCTGTATTCGATCTCCTTGGGATCTTCCTTAATCCCTACGAGGGACACGAGTTGTGGCTGGAGGACTTTATGAAATTGTGGAATATGTACCACAATCCTTCGTGGAATGTGGatataatgaatttaatggcCTCCACAGCAAGCCACAATATTGGGAGAATTGACTGGGAGCCCCATTTACCAGTTATGTTCACGAGAATTCTCCGATCCGTTGACTTGCCGGTAGTATACAAAAATATCGGAAGTTCCCGGAGTCAGAGTCTCTGGGCATCATCGGTGTCAATGTGGATTGTTTCGATTCTGGGACCAAAGTCATCTGGTCAGAAGTATTTGGATAATTTCATGGGAACCATTGAGTCGTACTTACATCCAGCCAATTCCGGCAAGTGGGTGCACTTTCTCAGTGACATACTAGTGCAGCTCGTGAAATACTTCGAAGGGCGCCTTATAGCGGAAAAATACAGAAAACCCTCGTGGATGCGTCGTGTTGCAGATGAGCACAAACTCACGGAGGAGTGTATTACGAAGTTTGTTGTGAGCATGAAACCGGTGGCATTTCAAGTTATGTACTCCCGTGTGGGTTCAAACGATGTGGGTAAGGTGTTTAAGCTTTTGGCTGATTTGAGACCCGAAATGATCATTCCGGGAGTTATTGAGCGCGTCTATGCTACACTGGATTCACTGACTGAGCCGCACAAACTTACAGCAGCACTGCAGTGCTTTGTGAGTGTGGCAAGACCTCTTGTATCAGGGCACAATGGATACACAGAGGGGCGAACTCATGTGATACCCATTCTAATGGCAACACTGCCGGGAATTGATCCGAATGATTTCAAAAAGACATCCGTTGTACTGCAATTTCTTACATCTTTTGCACTGATGGTACCCATTGTTGATTGCAGCAAAGCAAGCTTGTACTATAGTGATTTAACTGAGGAAGAGACGCTCATCTGTGAACAATCTGCTGATTTGGGGGATTTTGTGTTGCAGTTCTTGGATAAAATTTTCGTCCTGATTGATTCGAGTTCCGTCGAATCTATTCGCATGGAACAATCGGATTCCGACAATATCCGATCAAAATTGGAAGCAGTAGCTGAAGCCCTAATACAGTCGAGTGCTCATGGGATTTTAGCACAGTGCTCAGATGATATAAAGAAATCCGCTGCCAGGAAGGTGGAGCTCTTCATTAAATCGCACCTCTTTGAGCCAAAAGTGGCAGGATTGCTGGCTGGATGCCTCGTAAGGGTAATGTCCAGAGTCAGTGGAGACTACTTTCTCCGTTCCATTGTGCCTTATTTGATTGATACTCTGGAGAAGTATTTTAGTGATCACGATGACATTGCTAGTGTGGAGAAGCAGAGTGATGAAGTTCAGTACTATCTGATACTCCTGATGAACACAATGCGCGGTGATCCGAGATACTTTGTGCACTATATCGATAGTATTATTCCCATCATTGATCAAGTGAGCAGATTTAAGTGCAAATTGGCGAATAAAAAAGCAGGGAGTATGATTTTGAATATTATGAGCAATGTGGCTACACTGCAGACATTAGATATCCTCAGTAGCCCGGAGATTGTGACAAAGCCCTTGGCGGAATTTCTGCCGATAAGGCATTGGGGGGAGAAGATGAAGCCCCAAGATAGGATAGCATGGTATATGCCGGATGAGAGCTGCCGGAAGGTTTGTGAGAAGTTAATTCATCGGTATTTACCACCTATTCTCGATGCATTTGAAAAGCACATCAGTGGAGAGGTGACAATAGACAGGGATGACATTCTAAGGGATGTCACGATGATCACATCCCTAATTCGgtgcaataattttcttcctgtATGGAATGAGGAACCACTGAAACTTGTGGAGTCTGCTATTGATGGCTACAGTGCCGATGTGAGTCTTGGATTTGATAATTTGGAAATAACAATGCCAGATGGGCGCAATGTACGCTTGGCTATCATTGAGACACTTTCAAAGCTCCAGAAGAAAATCATGGAATGTTCGGAGGATGATATTAAATCCTTAAGGGCCATTGTGGGTCTATGGGATAAAGTTCACATTAGTCGACACTACAACACGGCTTTTGATACCCAAATGAAAAACTACATGGCCACAAAACACTTCCAGAATTACAAATTGACGATGCACAGGAGAAATTTGAGGGCTGTGGCTGCCATGAGAGTACTAATGCAGCAAGATTGTCGCGATGAATTGCGACGGGCGAAATTCACAGCTACTCATCGGGAGATCATGCGGAATCTCCTGACACTATCAACATCAAAGTACAGCACAATTAGATCAATGGCCCAAGGGAGATTGTACAATCTCTTCTCCATCTATGCCTTCTCCTATCGATGCATACTCGATGAGTTGGTGTCGTACTTGAGATTGGACTCCAATGAGCATCACGATAGCTTCAAGGGGGCCCTGTACATACTCAACGGACAGAGACGGATGCGTCTGATTGTGAAACACGATTGGGAGTGTGTGGAGAAGCTGTGGATAACGTTGCTGCAGTCAACACTATCGGAGAAGCCATCTGTGGTGAAGCTTCTTGACATTGTTATTGATGCCATCAACAATGAATTTCCAACACTCACCATTGAGTTGAGCATCCCCGAGAAGTGCATTGAGCAAGCCCTCGACATACTCCCAAGCGATGTTTCACTGTCCGCGGAGGACATCCAAGTGGGGTATACCAAACTCATGAGCCGCAACAGTGAAAATAGAAAGAGATACGAAGACATTCTCAATAAAATCGTGCAAACTGTAAAAGACAACTCACTCCATTGGCGTTACAATTTAATGGCATCCCTCATGATTTTCAATCTTGTGCATCCGGAGACAAAGTATCCGGAAATTGTGGCACGCTATGTGGTACAGAATCTCATAAATGATTCATTGGAGGAGAGAAAACTTGCTGTACGCACAATGACTTACATCATGACACAGCAAAAGCGGGAACATAAGAAAATTCCGTTTAGCCCCTTTGAAATTGCTGGAGTTGAGGCCCCAGATACAAAACTCCTGCCGGGCTTCCGGAAAGATAATGCATGGTTGCAGTATGATGTGGAGAGGGCGCCCAAGTGTCAAAGTGATTGGGATAAGCCACATTTCATCCACCGTGGTCAGGGCTACTTTGGCTGGAAGCCACAATTTCAGCTGTATGCACCCAGTGCTGAGCAACCAATATTGGATCGGACAGACAGCGATATGAATGCCATTGAGAAGGTTATCtacgaatttttcattgatccGAAGAATGTGGAAAAACTCGTGACATTTTGGTCATTGGAGGAGAAGAAGGGTAGAGATAAATTCAATAGATCACGTTTCTTCCTCATCAAGAGCCTCTGTTCGTCTTTCGGTGATGCTTTTCACGATTCATTTCTCAGTCATTTGCCAAAGTTAATTGCTGGGAAGGAGTGTGAGAGTAATCATAGATGTGCGGCAGAAATAATGGCTGGTTTTATGAAAGGCACCAAGCACTGGCCATATGATAAAACACAGAAGCTCTTCGACACTCTACAGCCGCTCATTCGAGATGCCTTAAATCATGTGACTAACGAAACGGACGCCTATTGGGGCACATGCTTTGCCACAGCTGCCGAAATGATTGACCCCATGAGGCAATATTGGCTGTATGAGGTTCTCCTGGAGAATCCCCTTAGGGAGACAACGAGCTTCATTGACTGCAGTCGAATTTACTGTCTCCAGGGTCCATTCAATCAGCACGTGTGGCGAATGAACACCATTGCAAAGAGGCTCCTCGACTACTTGCGCCCATACTTTGTGCATCCCTTCCAAAATGTCCGCGAACGGCTCGGgagtattttaataaatattttcgaaGCAGATCTCACATTTCCCGGTGGCAATGAACCCCTATGTCCAAGAATGAAGGATTTTATCAATGAGATTGTGCCACAATTGCAAATTCTTTACAACGAATACCCCAAAATTGCCATTACATCGCAGGCTGAGACTACAAATGAGACAG CGGGGAGTGAGAGTGGCGACGGGAGTTCTGGGAGCAATGGGGCAACCAAACAAGCTGACACGGAGTTTGAAGTGGCTGTGAGACTCTTTAAGACAA TATCGCATTGGGTAATTGGTGTACTGAATAGGACAACTAATGGAAATCAACCGGAATACTTTGAATTGCTGCCGTTTGCATGTCGTCTGGAGAAATGTGAACAAGATACGGAGCTTCAGGTGATTTGTACATCTCTCCTGGCTATGCTGTCGCAGGCACTCACCCTTCCGGATTGCATGGGGGCATGTCTGGCGAAGATTTATGAGGTGTCGAGGATGAGTTCATGGTCAGCACGATTGGCCGTAGTGGATGTGCTTCAGGTGTTGGTGTTCAACAATATGTCAATTGTACTGAGCCGTCTTGAATGGGTGGATGCTGTGCAGGAAATTGTGCTGCGTCTGCTCGAAGATACGGTGCTGGAGGTGAGGGAGAAGGCGGCTCAGGTGTTGGGTGGATTGCTGCATTGTTCCTTTCTCCCGGCAACGGATAAACTACTTGAGTTGTTCAAGAAAAAGTGTCGCACAAAGGTGGTCAAGAGTTCAAGGCGGGTCGTGGCCGCAACGTGTGCCGTTGAAGCGACAATGGCTGAAGCTTCTATTGCCGAATCGAGGGAAGCAAATGCGGTGCGTGTGAGGCACACCGGAGTCCTTGGGCTA
- the LOC129797425 gene encoding proteasome activator complex subunit 4B-like isoform X2, translating to MDDSSDESMESVESKQTDRQEKLGFKPQSEIWCNKHLPYAEKLDDESQKMLREIKICLGKAVALREMNPAIGIYTSKLMAYIKMYGLKFSKEDHIKFIKLFLELICIPYLETTKLAKFCVLLTQLFAKPHLISPDDLQVDWRPLYNLSKIILNKNCNKGVMYRIFSSLEANLQYVIQCCAYYFPKSSTQEILDELYPQLEPLDTGKDCAVFDLLGIFLNPYEGHELWLEDFMKLWNMYHNPSWNVDIMNLMASTASHNIGRIDWEPHLPVMFTRILRSVDLPVVYKNIGSSRSQSLWASSVSMWIVSILGPKSSGQKYLDNFMGTIESYLHPANSGKWVHFLSDILVQLVKYFEGRLIAEKYRKPSWMRRVADEHKLTEECITKFVVSMKPVAFQVMYSRVGSNDVGKVFKLLADLRPEMIIPGVIERVYATLDSLTEPHKLTAALQCFVSVARPLVSGHNGYTEGRTHVIPILMATLPGIDPNDFKKTSVVLQFLTSFALMVPIVDCSKASLYYSDLTEEETLICEQSADLGDFVLQFLDKIFVLIDSSSVESIRMEQSDSDNIRSKLEAVAEALIQSSAHGILAQCSDDIKKSAARKVELFIKSHLFEPKVAGLLAGCLVRVMSRVSGDYFLRSIVPYLIDTLEKYFSDHDDIASVEKQSDEVQYYLILLMNTMRGDPRYFVHYIDSIIPIIDQVSRFKCKLANKKAGSMILNIMSNVATLQTLDILSSPEIVTKPLAEFLPIRHWGEKMKPQDRIAWYMPDESCRKVCEKLIHRYLPPILDAFEKHISGEVTIDRDDILRDVTMITSLIRCNNFLPVWNEEPLKLVESAIDGYSADVSLGFDNLEITMPDGRNVRLAIIETLSKLQKKIMECSEDDIKSLRAIVGLWDKVHISRHYNTAFDTQMKNYMATKHFQNYKLTMHRRNLRAVAAMRVLMQQDCRDELRRAKFTATHREIMRNLLTLSTSKYSTIRSMAQGRLYNLFSIYAFSYRCILDELVSYLRLDSNEHHDSFKGALYILNGQRRMRLIVKHDWECVEKLWITLLQSTLSEKPSVVKLLDIVIDAINNEFPTLTIELSIPEKCIEQALDILPSDVSLSAEDIQVGYTKLMSRNSENRKRYEDILNKIVQTVKDNSLHWRYNLMASLMIFNLVHPETKYPEIVARYVVQNLINDSLEERKLAVRTMTYIMTQQKREHKKIPFSPFEIAGVEAPDTKLLPGFRKDNAWLQYDVERAPKCQSDWDKPHFIHRGQGYFGWKPQFQLYAPSAEQPILDRTDSDMNAIEKVIYEFFIDPKNVEKLVTFWSLEEKKGRDKFNRSRFFLIKSLCSSFGDAFHDSFLSHLPKLIAGKECESNHRCAAEIMAGFMKGTKHWPYDKTQKLFDTLQPLIRDALNHVTNETDAYWGTCFATAAEMIDPMRQYWLYEVLLENPLRETTSFIDCSRIYCLQGPFNQHVWRMNTIAKRLLDYLRPYFVHPFQNVRERLGSILINIFEADLTFPGGNEPLCPRMKDFINEIVPQLQILYNEYPKIAITSQAETTNETAGSESGDGSSGSNGATKQADTEFEVAVRLFKTISHWVIGVLNRTTNGNQPEYFELLPFACRLEKCEQDTELQVICTSLLAMLSQALTLPDCMGACLAKIYEVSRMSSWSARLAVVDVLQVLVFNNMSIVLSRLEWVDAVQEIVLRLLEDTVLEVREKAAQVLGGLLHCSFLPATDKLLELFKKKCRTKVVKSSRRVVAATCAVEATMAEASIAESREANAVRVRHTGVLGLCAFISAYPYDIPDFVPDVFEHLGAHLNDPQPIPSTIRKTVGDFKRTHHDNWATHQLKFTEDQLAVLSDLTVPPSYYA from the exons ATGGATGACTCCAGCGATGAGAGTATGGAATCTGTGGAGTCCAAGCAGACGGATCGCCAGGAAAAGCTGGGCTTTAAGCCTCAGAGTGAAATATGGTGCAATAAGCATCTGCCCTATGCTGAAAAACTCGATGATGAATCACAGAAAATGCTtcgtgaaattaaaatatgtctGGGAAAGGCTGTGGCGCTCAGGGAGATGAATCCCGCAATTGGGATCTACACATCCAAGTTGATGGC ATATATAAAGATGTATGGACTGAAATTCTCCAAGGAAgatcatataaaattcatcaagCTCTTCCTCGAATTGATTTGCATTCCTTACCTCGAGACGACAAAACTGGCAAAGTTTTGTGTTTTGTTGACTCAGCTATTTGC GAAGCCTCACCTGATATCCCCGGATGATTTGCAAGTAGATTGGCGACCCCTATATAACCTaagcaaaataatattaaataagaaTTGCAACAAGGGCGTAATGTATCGCATCTTCTC ATCCTTGGAAGCAAATTTGCAGTATGTGATCCAGTGCTGTGCCTATTATTTCCCCAAGTCCTCCACACAGGAGATTCTTGATGAACTTTACCCACAGCTTGAACCCCTTGACACTGGGAAAGATTGTGCTGTATTCGATCTCCTTGGGATCTTCCTTAATCCCTACGAGGGACACGAGTTGTGGCTGGAGGACTTTATGAAATTGTGGAATATGTACCACAATCCTTCGTGGAATGTGGatataatgaatttaatggcCTCCACAGCAAGCCACAATATTGGGAGAATTGACTGGGAGCCCCATTTACCAGTTATGTTCACGAGAATTCTCCGATCCGTTGACTTGCCGGTAGTATACAAAAATATCGGAAGTTCCCGGAGTCAGAGTCTCTGGGCATCATCGGTGTCAATGTGGATTGTTTCGATTCTGGGACCAAAGTCATCTGGTCAGAAGTATTTGGATAATTTCATGGGAACCATTGAGTCGTACTTACATCCAGCCAATTCCGGCAAGTGGGTGCACTTTCTCAGTGACATACTAGTGCAGCTCGTGAAATACTTCGAAGGGCGCCTTATAGCGGAAAAATACAGAAAACCCTCGTGGATGCGTCGTGTTGCAGATGAGCACAAACTCACGGAGGAGTGTATTACGAAGTTTGTTGTGAGCATGAAACCGGTGGCATTTCAAGTTATGTACTCCCGTGTGGGTTCAAACGATGTGGGTAAGGTGTTTAAGCTTTTGGCTGATTTGAGACCCGAAATGATCATTCCGGGAGTTATTGAGCGCGTCTATGCTACACTGGATTCACTGACTGAGCCGCACAAACTTACAGCAGCACTGCAGTGCTTTGTGAGTGTGGCAAGACCTCTTGTATCAGGGCACAATGGATACACAGAGGGGCGAACTCATGTGATACCCATTCTAATGGCAACACTGCCGGGAATTGATCCGAATGATTTCAAAAAGACATCCGTTGTACTGCAATTTCTTACATCTTTTGCACTGATGGTACCCATTGTTGATTGCAGCAAAGCAAGCTTGTACTATAGTGATTTAACTGAGGAAGAGACGCTCATCTGTGAACAATCTGCTGATTTGGGGGATTTTGTGTTGCAGTTCTTGGATAAAATTTTCGTCCTGATTGATTCGAGTTCCGTCGAATCTATTCGCATGGAACAATCGGATTCCGACAATATCCGATCAAAATTGGAAGCAGTAGCTGAAGCCCTAATACAGTCGAGTGCTCATGGGATTTTAGCACAGTGCTCAGATGATATAAAGAAATCCGCTGCCAGGAAGGTGGAGCTCTTCATTAAATCGCACCTCTTTGAGCCAAAAGTGGCAGGATTGCTGGCTGGATGCCTCGTAAGGGTAATGTCCAGAGTCAGTGGAGACTACTTTCTCCGTTCCATTGTGCCTTATTTGATTGATACTCTGGAGAAGTATTTTAGTGATCACGATGACATTGCTAGTGTGGAGAAGCAGAGTGATGAAGTTCAGTACTATCTGATACTCCTGATGAACACAATGCGCGGTGATCCGAGATACTTTGTGCACTATATCGATAGTATTATTCCCATCATTGATCAAGTGAGCAGATTTAAGTGCAAATTGGCGAATAAAAAAGCAGGGAGTATGATTTTGAATATTATGAGCAATGTGGCTACACTGCAGACATTAGATATCCTCAGTAGCCCGGAGATTGTGACAAAGCCCTTGGCGGAATTTCTGCCGATAAGGCATTGGGGGGAGAAGATGAAGCCCCAAGATAGGATAGCATGGTATATGCCGGATGAGAGCTGCCGGAAGGTTTGTGAGAAGTTAATTCATCGGTATTTACCACCTATTCTCGATGCATTTGAAAAGCACATCAGTGGAGAGGTGACAATAGACAGGGATGACATTCTAAGGGATGTCACGATGATCACATCCCTAATTCGgtgcaataattttcttcctgtATGGAATGAGGAACCACTGAAACTTGTGGAGTCTGCTATTGATGGCTACAGTGCCGATGTGAGTCTTGGATTTGATAATTTGGAAATAACAATGCCAGATGGGCGCAATGTACGCTTGGCTATCATTGAGACACTTTCAAAGCTCCAGAAGAAAATCATGGAATGTTCGGAGGATGATATTAAATCCTTAAGGGCCATTGTGGGTCTATGGGATAAAGTTCACATTAGTCGACACTACAACACGGCTTTTGATACCCAAATGAAAAACTACATGGCCACAAAACACTTCCAGAATTACAAATTGACGATGCACAGGAGAAATTTGAGGGCTGTGGCTGCCATGAGAGTACTAATGCAGCAAGATTGTCGCGATGAATTGCGACGGGCGAAATTCACAGCTACTCATCGGGAGATCATGCGGAATCTCCTGACACTATCAACATCAAAGTACAGCACAATTAGATCAATGGCCCAAGGGAGATTGTACAATCTCTTCTCCATCTATGCCTTCTCCTATCGATGCATACTCGATGAGTTGGTGTCGTACTTGAGATTGGACTCCAATGAGCATCACGATAGCTTCAAGGGGGCCCTGTACATACTCAACGGACAGAGACGGATGCGTCTGATTGTGAAACACGATTGGGAGTGTGTGGAGAAGCTGTGGATAACGTTGCTGCAGTCAACACTATCGGAGAAGCCATCTGTGGTGAAGCTTCTTGACATTGTTATTGATGCCATCAACAATGAATTTCCAACACTCACCATTGAGTTGAGCATCCCCGAGAAGTGCATTGAGCAAGCCCTCGACATACTCCCAAGCGATGTTTCACTGTCCGCGGAGGACATCCAAGTGGGGTATACCAAACTCATGAGCCGCAACAGTGAAAATAGAAAGAGATACGAAGACATTCTCAATAAAATCGTGCAAACTGTAAAAGACAACTCACTCCATTGGCGTTACAATTTAATGGCATCCCTCATGATTTTCAATCTTGTGCATCCGGAGACAAAGTATCCGGAAATTGTGGCACGCTATGTGGTACAGAATCTCATAAATGATTCATTGGAGGAGAGAAAACTTGCTGTACGCACAATGACTTACATCATGACACAGCAAAAGCGGGAACATAAGAAAATTCCGTTTAGCCCCTTTGAAATTGCTGGAGTTGAGGCCCCAGATACAAAACTCCTGCCGGGCTTCCGGAAAGATAATGCATGGTTGCAGTATGATGTGGAGAGGGCGCCCAAGTGTCAAAGTGATTGGGATAAGCCACATTTCATCCACCGTGGTCAGGGCTACTTTGGCTGGAAGCCACAATTTCAGCTGTATGCACCCAGTGCTGAGCAACCAATATTGGATCGGACAGACAGCGATATGAATGCCATTGAGAAGGTTATCtacgaatttttcattgatccGAAGAATGTGGAAAAACTCGTGACATTTTGGTCATTGGAGGAGAAGAAGGGTAGAGATAAATTCAATAGATCACGTTTCTTCCTCATCAAGAGCCTCTGTTCGTCTTTCGGTGATGCTTTTCACGATTCATTTCTCAGTCATTTGCCAAAGTTAATTGCTGGGAAGGAGTGTGAGAGTAATCATAGATGTGCGGCAGAAATAATGGCTGGTTTTATGAAAGGCACCAAGCACTGGCCATATGATAAAACACAGAAGCTCTTCGACACTCTACAGCCGCTCATTCGAGATGCCTTAAATCATGTGACTAACGAAACGGACGCCTATTGGGGCACATGCTTTGCCACAGCTGCCGAAATGATTGACCCCATGAGGCAATATTGGCTGTATGAGGTTCTCCTGGAGAATCCCCTTAGGGAGACAACGAGCTTCATTGACTGCAGTCGAATTTACTGTCTCCAGGGTCCATTCAATCAGCACGTGTGGCGAATGAACACCATTGCAAAGAGGCTCCTCGACTACTTGCGCCCATACTTTGTGCATCCCTTCCAAAATGTCCGCGAACGGCTCGGgagtattttaataaatattttcgaaGCAGATCTCACATTTCCCGGTGGCAATGAACCCCTATGTCCAAGAATGAAGGATTTTATCAATGAGATTGTGCCACAATTGCAAATTCTTTACAACGAATACCCCAAAATTGCCATTACATCGCAGGCTGAGACTACAAATGAGACAG CGGGGAGTGAGAGTGGCGACGGGAGTTCTGGGAGCAATGGGGCAACCAAACAAGCTGACACGGAGTTTGAAGTGGCTGTGAGACTCTTTAAGACAA TATCGCATTGGGTAATTGGTGTACTGAATAGGACAACTAATGGAAATCAACCGGAATACTTTGAATTGCTGCCGTTTGCATGTCGTCTGGAGAAATGTGAACAAGATACGGAGCTTCAGGTGATTTGTACATCTCTCCTGGCTATGCTGTCGCAGGCACTCACCCTTCCGGATTGCATGGGGGCATGTCTGGCGAAGATTTATGAGGTGTCGAGGATGAGTTCATGGTCAGCACGATTGGCCGTAGTGGATGTGCTTCAGGTGTTGGTGTTCAACAATATGTCAATTGTACTGAGCCGTCTTGAATGGGTGGATGCTGTGCAGGAAATTGTGCTGCGTCTGCTCGAAGATACGGTGCTGGAGGTGAGGGAGAAGGCGGCTCAGGTGTTGGGTGGATTGCTGCATTGTTCCTTTCTCCCGGCAACGGATAAACTACTTGAGTTGTTCAAGAAAAAGTGTCGCACAAAGGTGGTCAAGAGTTCAAGGCGGGTCGTGGCCGCAACGTGTGCCGTTGAAGCGACAATGGCTGAAGCTTCTATTGCCGAATCGAGGGAAGCAAATGCGGTGCGTGTGAGGCACACCGGAGTCCTTGGGCTA